The stretch of DNA TGGAGGGTGTCGATCTCGGAGCGGCGTCCGCGGGTGGCCGCGGGGGCCAGCTCCCGGGCGGCGAGCGCCTTGATGTCGGCGAGCCCGGAGTCGGCCCCGATCGGGGCGGCCATCGCCCGGCACAGCTTCATGCCGTTGTACGTCGCCGGGTTGTGGCTGGCGGTCACCTGGATGCCGGGGAGGCGCAGGTCGCCGGAGGCGAAGTACAGCTGGTCGGTGGAGCTGAGCCCGGCGACGAGCACATCGAGACCCTGCGCGGTGATGCCGTCGGCGAGGGCGTCGATGAGCGCCGGCGTGCTCGGCCGCATGTCCCCGGCGATCACCACCTTCGCGCCGAGGTCGTTCTCGCGCAGCCACAGGGCGAAGGCGGCACCGAGCCGGGTCGCGACCTCCGGCGACAGCTCCTGCGGGCTCAGCCCTCGGACGTCGTACGCCTTGACGATCTTGTCGAGAACCTGCGCGATCTGCATACCGGCCATTCTGGCAGGCACTACCGTCCGGCGCGCGGCCGCCGGGCGCGGACGTTCTCGGCTAGCCGGACGGTGGCACGACGCGCAGGTGGCCGCGGCGGCCCCGGCCCTGCGGCGCGCTCGGCGGGGGCGCCGGCATGTCGGGCAGCTCGGGCTGCGGGCGGGCGGCCTCCCGCACGGCGTCCGCGAGGGCCAGGAGGTCGTCGGTGCTGGGCCCGACGTCGGTCGGATCGACCTCGTGCCGCAGCACCTCCCAGCCGCGCGGCACGGTCAGCCGCGACGCGTGGACCTCGCAGAGGTCGTAGCTGTGCGGCTCGGAGTACGACGCGAGCGGGCCGACGACGGCCGTCGACTCGGCATAGATGTAGGTCAACGTCGCGACGGCAGCCCGGAAGCACTCGGGCTTGCTGCACCTGCGGACGGATTTCACGTCTCGAAGCGTAACCGCGCGCGCCCCGGGTGCCGGGTAACCGGCGCGCGCGGCGGCGGCGTGTCGCGACCCGGACGGTGCCGCACGCAGCGGGTCGCGGCGGCCCGCGAGCAGCGCTCCCGCGGCGGCGCGCCGGAGCGTGCCGCCCCACCCTCGCG from Cumulibacter manganitolerans encodes:
- a CDS encoding DUF3499 domain-containing protein → MKSVRRCSKPECFRAAVATLTYIYAESTAVVGPLASYSEPHSYDLCEVHASRLTVPRGWEVLRHEVDPTDVGPSTDDLLALADAVREAARPQPELPDMPAPPPSAPQGRGRRGHLRVVPPSG